One window from the genome of Magnolia sinica isolate HGM2019 chromosome 4, MsV1, whole genome shotgun sequence encodes:
- the LOC131243794 gene encoding L-type lectin-domain containing receptor kinase IV.1-like, with product MFSKLLVWFLLAIYAASKVDGGDFIYNGFRGANLSLDGSAEITTDGLLLLANSIQQKKGHAFHPIPLNFKPSQGKTQSFSTNFVFAIVPKYQEVRSYGTAFVISPSKEFPGSEVGEYMSIFNPKTIGNSSNHIAAIEFDTYRNPEFGDIDDNHVGIDINGLNSNSSAPAAYFSNMSGGFKNLSLISGELMHVWVEYNGLQNLLNVTLFPIHLPKPDLPLLSMRVDLSPIVLEDMYIGFASSTKTVPSSTYILGWSFKMNGQAQVLDPRHLPKLPRIGPKKKSKLLTIGLPVIVIFFTLTAISAIGLIVRSKIKFADVLEDWEREYGPHRFSYKSLFMATKGFRNKELLGVGGFGRVYRGILSASKMEVAVKRVSHESRQGMREFISEIVSLGRLRHRNLVRLLGYCRRKRELLLVYDFMPNGSLDKFLFNHPNSMLSWSRRFRIIKGIASGLLYLHEEWEQVVLHRDIKASNVLLDSEMNGRLGDFGLARLYDHGTDPQTTHMVGTLGYLAPEMTKTGKATTSTDVYAFGAFMLEVACGRRPIDPRSSADEGILVEWVWECLRRGRILAAADPKLGHDYEVEEMELVLKLGLLCSHPLSAARPSMRQVMQFLDRDAPLPELLSDGLGAAILAVGGYKGFDDLRLSYPSYLEQGFANTSSVQESVLTGGR from the coding sequence ATGTTTTCGAAGCTCCTAGTGTGGTTTCTCCTCGCGATATATGCGGCTTCCAAAGTGGACGGTGGCGATTTCATTTACAACGGATTTCGTGGCGCTAACTTGAGCTTGGACGGCTCAGCAGAAATCACAACGGATGGCCTCCTGCTTCTTGCCAATTCCATACAACAAAAGAAGGGTCATGCCTTCCATCCCATTCCCCTTAACTTCAAACCATCACAAGGTAAAACTCAATCCTTCTCTACCAATTTCGTCTTTGCGATCGTGCCCAAGTATCAGGAAGTGAGAAGCTACGGGACTGCCTTCGTGATCTCACCTTCGAAAGAGTTCCCTGGAAGTGAAGTGGGCGAATACATGAGCATCTTCAATCCAAAGACCATCGGTAATTCATCGAATCACATAGCTGCCATCGAGTTCGACACGTACCGTAATCCAGAATTCGGTGATATCGATGACAACCACGTCGGAATCGACATCAATGGCTTAAATTCCAACAGTTCTGCTCCTGCAGCTTACTTTAGTAATATGAGCGGTGGGTTTAAGAATCTAAGCCTTATAAGTGGAGAACTGATGCATGTTTGGGTAGAATACAATGGTCTCCAAAACCTTCTCAATGTAACATTATTTCCTATCCACTTACCTAAACCTGATCTTCCACTCTTGTCAATGAGGGTGGATCTTTCACCAATCGTATTAGAGGACATGTATATCGGTTTCGCTTCATCAACCAAGACGGTTCCTTCATCCACTTACATCTTGGGATGGAGCTTTAAGATGAATGGTCAGGCTCAGGTCCTTGATCCCCGGCACCTTCCTAAGCTTCCACGAATAGGACCCAAAAAGAAATCGAAGCTTTTAACAATTGGGTTACCCGTAATTGTGATATTTTTCACGTTAACGGCCATCTCGGCCATCGGCCTCATTGTGAGAAGCAAGATCAAGTTCGCTGATGTGCTAGAGGACTGGGAACGTGAATACGGACCCCATCGGTTCTCCTACAAGAGTCTATTCATGGCTACTAAGGGCTTCAGAAACAAAGAGCTCCTCGGGGTCGGAGGTTTCGGGAGGGTTTACCGAGGAATTTTATCGGCCTCGAAGATGGAAGTGGCTGTGAAGAGAGTCTCTCATGAATCTCGACAAGGGATGAGGGAATTCATATCTGAGATCGTGAGCCTGGGCCGCCTCCGTCACCGTAACTTGGTGCGACTTCTCGGATACTGCCGGCGAAAGAGAGAGCTCCTACTGGTCTATGATTTCATGCCTAATGGAAGTCTGGACAAGTTCCTCTTTAACCATCCAAATTCAATGTTGAGCTGGAGTAGACGGTTTCGGATAATTAAAGGAATAGCTTCAGGGCTTCTCTACTTGCATGAGGAATGGGAGCAGGTGGTTCTTCACAGAGACATCAAAGCCAGCAATGTTTTGTTAGATAGTGAGATGAACGGTAGATTAGGCGACTTCGGCCTCGCCAGATTGTACGATCATGGGACCGATCCACAGACAACACACATGGTGGGGACTCTCGGATATCTTGCACCGGAGATGACTAAGACTGGGAAGGCCACCACAAGCACTGACGTATACGCATTCGGAGCTTTCATGCTCGAGGTTGCTTGTGGAAGGAGGCCCATCGATCCTCGATCATCTGCTGATGAGGGGATCTTGGTCGAATGGGTGTGGGAATGCTTGAGGAGAGGGAGGATTCTGGCGGCAGCGGATCCGAAACTGGGACATGACTATGaggtggaggagatggagttGGTGCTGAAGCTTGGATTGCTGTGTTCGCATCCATTGTCGGCTGCAAGGCCGAGCATGCGGCAAGTAATGCAGTTTTTGGACCGCGATGCACCTTTACCCGAGCTCTTATCAGATGGTCTGGGTGCGGCGATTCTTGCAGTGGGTGGTTATAAAGGGTTCGATGATCTACGATTGTCATATCCTTCTTATTTGGAACAGGGGTTTGCAAACACATCCTCGGTCCAGGAATCGGTCCTCACCGGAGGCCGTTGA